Proteins from one Kwoniella shivajii chromosome 1, complete sequence genomic window:
- a CDS encoding isocitrate dehydrogenase, NAD-dependent, translating to MFSRSASRSVVSSLRSFQAPVRYYNSAFQSSTPTDVFAGKKGSDGNYTVTLIPGDGIGPEIAESVKEIFAAAKAPIKWEEVDVTPILKDGKTVIPDKAIISIKKNTVALKGPLATPIGKGHVSLNLTLRRTFSLFANVRPCVSIQGYKTAYDNVNTVLIRENTEGEYSGIEHEIVDGVVQSIKLITREASERVARYAFHYASENGRNKVTAVHKANIMKMSDGMFLTACRAVAKDYPNIAYDEDLLDRVCLRIATDPTPYADRVMVMPNLYGDILSDLSAGLIGGLGLTPSGNIGKDASIFEAVHGSAPDIEGKGLANPTALLLSSLMMLRHMGLYELADKIEKAALSTIAEGKAITRDLGGKSGTREYTDAILAKLK from the exons ATGTTCTCACGATCAGCATCTCGAAGCGTAGTCTCATCTTTACGGTCCTTCCAG GCCCCTGTCAGATATTACAACTCTgctttccaatcttccaCACCTACCGATGTTTTCGCCGGTAAGAAAGGCTCAGAT GGAAACTACACTGTTACTTTGATTCCCGGTGATGGTATTGGTCCTGAGATTGCTGAAAGTGTCAAGGAAATCTTTGCTGctgccaag GCTCCTATCAAGTGGGAGGAAGTAGACGTTACCCCTATTCTCAAGGATGGTAAGACTGTCATTCCCGACAAAGCCATCATAAGTATCAAAAAGAACACTGTTGCTCTCAAAGGTCCTCTTGCTACTCCTA TTGGAAAAGGTCACGTTTCCCTCAATCTTACTCTCCGACGAACCTTCTCCCTCTTCGCCAACGTCCGACCATGCGTTTCCATTCAAGGTTACAAGACCGCCTACGACAATGTCAACACTGTTTTGATTCGAGAAAACACTGAGGGAGAGTATTCCGGTATCGAGCACGAG ATCGTTGACGGTGTAGTACAAAGTATCAAGCTTATCACCCGAGAAGCATCTGAAC GTGTCGCACGATATGCTTTCCACTATGCATCTGAGAATGGCCGAAACAAGGTCACCGCTGTCCACAAAGCAAACATTAT GAAAATGTCTGACGGAATGTTCTTGACTGCTTGTCGAGCCGTTGCCAAGGATTACCCCAATATTGCCTATGACGAGGACTTGCTCGATCGAGTCTGTTTGAGA ATTGCCACCGACCCTACTCCCTACGCTGATCGAGTGATGGTCATGCCAAACTT ATACGGTGATATCTTATCTGATTTGTCTGCTGGTTTGATTGGTGGTCTTGGTCTTACTCCTTCCGGTAACATTGGTAAA GATGCTTCCATCTTCGAGGCTGTACACGGTTCCGCTCCTGATATCGAGGGTAAAGGTCTTGCTAACCCTACCgcccttcttctctcctctttgaTGATGCTTCG ACACATGGGTCTCTACGAGCTTGCTGATAAGATTGAGAAGGCTGCTCTTTCT ACTATCGCCGAAGGTAAAGCTATCACCCGAGATCTTGGAGGGAAATCAGGTACTCGAGAATACACCGATGCCATTCTCGCTAAACTCAAGTAA